Genomic segment of Sphingopyxis sp. QXT-31:
ACCGCAACCACCATGCGGTGTTCCTCGCGCTCTATTGGCCGCTGCTTCTGTGGTTCCTCCACGGTCGCAACGACCGGGCGGGCAGTCATGCGGCGACGCTGCTCGGGGTGCTTGGCGGGGTCGCGGTGATGCTGGCGATCATGGCGACCGGATCGCGCGCCGGCCTTGCCATCGGCGGCGCGAGCTTCCTCGCGACCAGCCTGCTGCTCTACCGCTCGCGCGGTGCAGCGGTCGGCACCGCATCGGCGGGCAATATCGTGCGGCTGACCCTGCTCGCGTCGATCGTCGGCACGCTCGCCGGGGCGATCGCGATGCTGATCTTCGGCGCCGGGTTCATGGACCGGCTCGACCAGGGCGATGTGATGGCCGACCTGCGCCTCGCGGTGCTGCCGACGCTCAACGCGATGATCTGGCACTATGCGCCCCTTGGCGGCGGTTTCGGCAGCTTCGAGGCCGCGTACAAGATCGCCGAGCCCGTGAACCTGTTGTCGCTGCAATATCTGAACCATGCGCATAACGACTATCTGGAGCTGCTGATCGACGGCGGCCTGCCCGCGCTCGGGCTGCTGGTCGGCTGGGGCTTCGTCGTATGGAAGGCCGCGCGGCGCGGGTGGTCCGACGAGCAGGCGGCGGCGACCGATCGCGTCGGAATCATCGCTTCGCTGATGATGCTTGCGATCTTCGCCGCGGCCAGCCTCGTCGACTATCCGCTGCGCACGCCCGCCCTGGCCGCGATGGCGACGCTGGCGACGGTGCTGCTCTATCGCCGCCCCGACATTGCCACGACTCGCCGCAAGGGGCAGCGCAGCGTGGCGGGGTTTCACTAAGGCTGCGCCACGAGGGCGACGGTATTGATTTTGCGGTTTCCTTTGCCGGGCGGGCGGGCTAGTCCCTCGCAGGCAGCGGGCATTAAAAAAGGGAAGATGTTTCGGTGAACTTTCGTTTGGCTATCGCCAGCCTGACCGCTGCCTGCCTGCTGGCCGGCTGTGGCGGCCGCGCCCCGCAACTCACGAGCACGCCGACGCTCCAGGTCACCGAAGGCAATGCGCTTCCCGCCCCCTCGGGCGCCGATCTGGTCGGGGAGACGCGTCCCTATTTGATCGGCCCGTTCGACCGGCTGAGCGTCGATGTCTATGGCGTGCCGGACCTCAGCAAGCAGGTGCAGGCCGATGCCTCGGGCAAGATCCAGCTGCCGCTGGTCGGCGAGATCCAGGCATCGAACCAGACCACCGCGCAGCTCGCCGAAGCGATCGAAGCCCGTCTCACGCGTTTCGTCCGCCGTCCCGACGTCAGCGTCAATGTGACCGAATCGGTCAGCCAGGTGCTGACCGTCGACGGCCAGGTGATGCAGCCGGGCCTCTATCCCGTGGTCGGCAAGATGTCGCTGATGCGCGCGGTCGCGCTCGCCAAGGGCACGACCGAATTTGCGAAGCTCGACGACGTCGTGATCTTCCGCACGGTGGGCGGCCAGCGGATGGCCGCGCTTTATAATCTGAAACAGATCCGTACGGGCGTGTACGACGATCCCGAGGTCTTCGCCAACGACGTCGTCGTGGTCGGCGATTCGCCCGCCCGCCGCCTGTTCAAGGACATTTTGGCGACGACCCCGCTGCTGGTGTCGCCCCTCGTCGCTCTCATCCGATAGATTTTCAGGAAGTTCGAACGCGCCCCATGACCGACGCAACTCAACAGTCCCCGATGTTGGCCGTTCCAGCGAGCCAGACCGTCGACGCCGATTCCGGTCGGCAGTCCGGCGGCTTCGCGACGGCGATGCCGTGGATCCTGCAATATTGGCGCGTCGCGCTGCGCTGGAAATGGGTGATCATCGGCACGATCATCGCCTGCCTGGTTGCGGGCGCCGTCTATACGATGCTCGCCGAGCGCATTTATACAGCGACCGCCCGGATCGAGATTTCGCGCACCGAGTCCAAGGTTCTCGGCAACATGACCGGTGTCGAGGCCGAGCGCGGCGGCCGCGTCGAACAGGAATTCTACCAGACGCAATATAACCTGCTGCGCGCACGCTCGCAGGCCGAGCGCGTCGCGAAGAGCCTGAACCTCGCGCGCGATCCCGCCTATCTGGCTGCGTTCGGCGGCAAGGCGCCGCCGTCGTCGCTGCGCGTGATGTCGAAAGCCGAACTCGACGCCGCGACCCGCAGCGTCGCGGGCCGCCTGAGCAGCGCGGTCCAGATCAAGCCGGTCGTCGGATCGGCCCTCGTCGACATCTCGGTATCGACCCCCGACCCCGAGCTTTCGGCGAAAGTCGCCAACAGCTGGGCAGAGAATTTCATCTCGGCCAACCTCGAGCGCCGCTATGATTCGGCCTCCTATGCCCGCCGCTTCCTCGAGGAGCAGCTCGCGCTGACCAAGGCCAAGATGGAAGAGGCCGAGCGCGACATGATGAGCTATGCCGAACGGCAGGGCATCCTCACCATCGCGCAGTCGGACAGCAGCGATCCCAAGGCGCCAAGCGTCGAGCGCTCGATCACCGCGACCGACCTCGTCGCGCTCAACGACGCGCTCAACAAGGCGACCATCGAGCGCATCGCAGCCGAGAGCGCGCTTGGCGCGGCCACCGGCCAGGCATCGGCCACCGCCGGCGGCAGCCCCAGCGTGTCGAACCTGCGCCAGCGGAAGTCGGACCTGCAGGCCGAATATGCCAAGCTGATGGTCATCTTCCAGCCCGACTATCCCCCTGCGCAGGCGCTCGATCGCCAGATCAAGGAAATCGACCGCGCGATCGCCAACGAGCAGAGCCAGGTCGGCGGGTCGAGCGTCGCGGCGGCGCGCGCCGCCTATAACGCCGCGCTGTCGCGCGAGCAGGAACTGCGCTCGCGCGTCGGTGGCACGCGGACCGACCTGGTCGACGAACGCCGCCGCAGCGTCCAGTACGGCATCCTGCAGCGCGAGGTCGATACCAACCGCGAACTCTATGACGGCCTGCTCCAGCGCTACAAGGAGGTCGGCATCGCCGGCGGCGTCGGCACCAACAATGTCGCGATCGTCGATCGTGCGCTGCGCCCCGGCGGTCCGTCGAGCCCCAAGCTGATGAACAATATGTTCACTTCGCTCCTGATTGGCCTCGCGCTCGCCGCGCTGCTGACCGTCATCCTGGCGCAGATCGACACCACGGTCCGCGACCCAGCGGAGGCGCAGGAAGTCACCGACCTGCCGCTGCTCGGGGTCATTCCCGACACCGACAATGAACTGGCGATCGAGGAGGTGCGCGACCGCAAGTCGTCGCAGTCCGAAGCCTATCTGTCGGTGCAGACCGCGCTGCGCTTCTCGACCACGCAAGGCGTCCCGCGCTCGCTCATGTGCACTTCGACGCGCAAGGGCGAGGGCAAGTCGACCTCCTCCTATGCGCTGGCGCTGTCGCTCCACCGCATCGGGCGCACAGCGATCGTCGTCGACTGCGACCTCCGCTCGCCGTCGGTGCACCGCCTGGCGGGCGTGGCCAACGGCGCGGGGACCAGCAACTTCCTCTCGGGCAACAACGACATCATGTCGATGGTCCGCCACGACGAGTCCGACGCCCTGCCCTTCATCACCGCAGGCCCTATGCCGCCCAACGCCGCCGAACTGCTGTCGAGCGACCGCATCGCCGACCTGATCGCCGCACTGTCGCAGCATTATCAGCACGTCGTGCTGGACGCCCCGCCGGTCCTGGGCCTCGCCGATTCGCCGCTGCTCGCAAGCAAGGTCGACGGAGTCGTCTATTGCGTCGAGGCCGAAGGCGCGCGCACCAACGCGATCCGCTACTCGCTCGCGCGTCTGCGTGCCGCCGGGGCGACCCTGCTGGGCGTCGTGCTGACCAAGTTCGACGAGAAGCGCGCCTATTATGGCTATGGATATGAATATGGCTATGGCTATGCCGACGCGCAGCCGGGCGAGTAAGGCCGCAGTCGGAGGCAGGACGATCGGCAGGGCGGGGGCACGGCAGGGACCGCGGCTTCCGGCTCGCGGGCTCATGATCTACGGCGCCGCGATGTTCCTGTTGTGGCTGCTCGTCACGCTCTTTTCGGCGTCGTCGATCATGGCGGTGTACAATCCTGCCCGCGCGGTGTCGCTGAACCCTTTCAACGCCAGCGCCAAGGCGCAGCTGGCGAATGACCTGGTCTATGTCACCGGCGACAAGCGCCAGATCGGCGCGGCGGCGGTGCTGGCGCGCGAGGCGCTGGATGGCAATGCGACCATCGCCTCGGCCTATCGCATGATCGGGCTCGACAATGCCAGCCGCGGCAAGCCGGTGAAGCCCGCAATCATGGCCGCGACCTATCTGACGCGCCGCGACCATGTCGCCAATCTCTGGCTGATCGAGGATGCGGTAAAGCGCGGGCGGATCGACCTGGCGATGACCGACGTTGACGCCTCGCTGCGCAGCTCGCGGCGGAGCCAGGCGTTGCTGTTCCCGATCCTCGGCAAGGCGATGCTGGAGCCCGACATGCGGCCCCAATTCGTCCGCCTGTTTCGCGCCAACCCTGACTGGCTGCCCAATTTCCTGGGCTATTATATCGGCTCGAAGCAGAAGGCCGCGCCATTGGCGCAGGTGATCCTGCCGATCCGCAAGGATCTGCCGCCCAGTTATGCCGAGCTCGACCAGACGCTGATCGGGATGATGGTGAACCAGCAGGATTTCGACGCCGCGCGTAATTACGCCCGTGCGATCGACAGCAAGGCCGACGGCGACCGCCAGCTGATGCACAATGCCCGCTTCGAGGAGGAAGGCCCCTTCCCGCCCATCGACTGGCACCTTATCCGCGAATCGGCTTATGGCTCCGACATCGAAAAGGGCGCGAAGGGCAATCGCCTGATCGTCGTTTCGGACGAAGAGCGGCCGAACGTCGTTGCGCGCCAGCTGATCCAGCTGACGCCCGGCACTTATCGACTGAGCGCGCAGGGGCGGCTCGTCACCAGCAACGACGACGCGTCGGCGGTGTGGACGATCGCCTGCGCCGAAAAGGGCGGCACCGGCGTGCTCGCCAGCGTCAAGTTCGAACGTGGCGCGGCGCCCTCGGCCGCCGATTTCACGATCACCGGCCCGTGCCGCAACTATTGGGTCAGCCTGACCGCCGCCGCCGGCTTCGGCTCGACGTCGTTCCAGGCCGAGTTCCGGCAAGTCCTGCTGCAGCCGGTCGCCTGATGGGCGGCTTCTCGCCCGCGCGGCTCGTCCGCTATGCGATGGCGCATCCGATCGGCGAGCGGCAGCGGCTGCGCACCTTGGCGCGTATTGCGCGCTGGCAGCTCAGCGCGCGGCTGGTCGGCGGACCGCGCGTCCACGACTGGGTCGGCGGTAGTCGGCTGGTGGTCGAGCGCGGCATGACCGGCGCGACGGGCAATGTCTATTTCGGGCTGCACGAATTTGCCGATATGGGCTTCGTATTGCACATGCTGCGCGCGGGCGACCTGTTCGTCGATATCGGCGCCAATATCGGCAGCTTCACCATCCTCGCGGCGAAAGTCGCGGGGGCCGAAGTGATCGCCTTCGAGCCCGACACGAACACGGTGGCGACGCTCGAGCGCAATATCGCGGCGAACGACGTCGCGCCGCGCGTCGCGGTGAACACGAGCGCGCTCGGCGACCGCGAGCAGGAATTATGGTTCACCAGCGGCATGGACACGATCAACCATGTCGCCGACGCCGACACGCCGGGCGCGGTACGCGTCCATGGCACGACGCTCGACACGGTGCTGGCGGGGCGCGTGCCGCTACTGATCAAGATCGACGTCGAGGGGCACGAGCCCGCGGTCGTCGCCGGCGCGCAGAAGACGCTCGCCTCTCCCGAGCTTAAGGCGGTCGAGGTCGAGACGGTGACGCAGGATATCGCCGACATGCTTGCGGGCCATGGTTTCGTGCAGCGGCACTACGATCCCTTCACGCGGCGGCTGGCGCAGGCACCGGTGCATTCGGCGAACAACAGCCTCTATATCCGCGACGAGGCCTTTGTCGCGGAACGGTTGCAGGGCGCCGCACCGGTCGATGTCTACGGGATCGCCGTCTAGGATCATGAAGATCCTCTATATTCAATATGCCAATCCGGGGGGCTTTCCCGCCGCGATGCGCGCGGGGCGGCTGTGGCGCGCCGCGGGGCACGAAGTGCGCTATCTGGGGGTGGCGTTCGGGGCCGGCGATCCGCTGGCGGTCGCGGGCGATCTGGCCGACAGCTGCGACTGGGTCCCGTTCGGCAGGCTGACGCCGGTGCGCTTCGCGGCGCGCGCGATCGGGCTGGTCCGCCAATGGAAGCCCGACTGGCTTTATATCGCCGACGCGACGGCGGCGCTCACCTGCGTCCCCCTGCGCGCGCTGCATCGCGGCGGCATCGTCTATCACGAGCATGATTCGCCCGATCGCGGCACATCGCTGCGCACGCAAATGGAATGGAAGGCGCGCAACGCGATGGCACGCCGCGCCGCGGCGACGGTGCTGCCGAACGGTGACCGCGCCGCGCTGCTCGCCGCCGAGGCCGGGCTGGCCGAGGCGCCGATCACCGCATGGAACACGCCGTGCCGCGACGAAGTCGGTCCGCCGCGTGCCGCCGCCGGGAACGGTCCCGTGCGTGTGGTCTATGCCGGATCGATCAATATCCAGCGCGTCCCGCTGGCGCTGATCGACGCGCTTGCCGCCGTGCCCAATATCGAGTTGACGCTGATCGGGTACGAGACCGTGTCGTCACGCGGCCACAACGACCGGCTGCTCGCTCACGCCGCCGAGCGGAGCTGCGCCGAGCGGCTGAAAATCTGCGATGCGATGGCCTATCACGACCTGTTGCTGGCGCTGCGCGACTATGACGCGACCTTTGCGGCGCTGCCGCAGGACGCGAGCGACGTGAATTTGCGCCACATGGCGGGGGCGTCGAACAAGACTTTCGACGCGATCGGCCAGGGGCAGGCGCTGATCGTCGGTCCGGGCCCCGACTGGCGCCAGATGTTCGTCGAGCCCGGCTTCGCGGTCGCCTGCGACCCCACCGACGCCGCGTCGATCGCCGAGGCTTTCCGCCGTTTGGGCGCCGACCGCGACGCGGTGCGCGCGATGGGCGAAAGCGCGCGCCAGCGCATGCTCGCGGACTGGGCCTATGAGGAACAGTTCCGCCCGGTCATGCAGCTTATGGGCGCCGAGGGCGAGCGATGAAGATATTGACCCCCGTCAGCGGCAATTACTGGGCCGTGCCCGATTGTTATTATCGCGGGATGGTCAAGGCCGGTGCCGACGTCGTCACCTATGATGTCGGCGAGGCTCCGGTGTCGCTGGTCGGCCGCATCGCGCGCCGAATCCGACGCGCGCTGGGTTCGGAGGCGGCGCAGCAGTTGCTGTCGGCGGTCGACGCGGCCAAGCCCGACGTGCTGATCGTCTTCAAGGGGGTCGATTACTCCCCTGCCCTGCTGCGCCAGATCGCGGCGCGCGGGGTAAAGCTGGTCAATTATTGCTCGGATCACCCGTTCCGCTTTTTCCTCGCGGGCGCGGGCAATGCCAATGTGCGCGACAGCATTTCGGCCTATGACCTTTATGCGACCTACAGCGGCCCGATCGCGCGCGAATTAGCGGAGGGCTATCCGGGGCTGGGTGTCGCGGTGATCCCCTTCGGCCATGCGGTCGACGACGACCTCTACGCCGAGCTGGCGACCGAGGCCGAGGTGCTACGCGGCTGCTTCAACGCCAATCCCGACGAAGAGCGCGCAGCGGCGATCCGCCTGCTGACCGAGAATGGCGTCGCGATGGACGTCTATGGCTGGGGCTGGGAGAAATTCGTGAAGCCGGGCCCGATGCTTGGCATCTATCCTGTCGAGCGCGACATCGCCATGCTGCGCATCCTGCGGCGCTATCGTTTCCAGCTCAACATGTTCCGCCCGCACAACGACGGGTCGCACAATCTGCGGACCTTCGAGGTGCCCGCGGTCGGCGGCATATCGCTCGCGCCCGACAGCCCTGAGCACCGCAAATTCTTCGTCGACGGGCGCGAAGCCTTCTATTTCGCCGATCCCGACGAGATGCTGGCGAAAGCCAAGGCGCTGCTTGCGATGCCGACGGCCGAGGCCGATGGCATCCGCACCGCAGCGCGGCAGCGTGTCCTGGATATCAGGTCGCATTTCGACGATCGCGCGGTCAGCCTGCTCGCCGAGATCGGGAAGCTGGCCGGGCGATGAAAATCCTCCTGCTTCTCAACGAGGATTATCAGGCAGCGAGCGGGATCGCGCAGTATAATCGCAACGTCGCCGATGCCCTGCGCGGGATCGGGGCCGACATGCGGATCGTCTGCCGCGGACAGGTCGGCGTCGCGGCGATCGACAAGGCGGCGTTCGGGACGAAGGCGCTGTTCCATTGCTTGGTCTGGCGCCCCGACCTGATCTTCGTCGGGCATATCAATCTCGTGCCGCTGGTCATCGGCGTCGCCCAGCGGTTGTCGATCCCCGTGGTCCTGCCCGCGCACGGCATCGAGGTGTGGGACAAGCCCGGCCTGTCGCGCTTCCGCGCGACCGAGCAAGTGACGGAGATTTGGCCGGTGAGCCGCACGACGCAGGAGCGGATGCGCAGCTGGCTGCCTGACGTCCCGATGCACATCATCCACAATTGCGTCGAGCTGGCGGATTTTACCCCCGGGCCCAAGCCCGACTATCTGGTCGAGCGCTATGGGCTGGCGGGCAAGCGGGTGGTGATGACGCTCGCGCGCCTGCCGGGCTGGGATCGCCACAAGGGGGTCGACGAGATGATCCAGGCGATGGCGGATTTGCGTGAAAGCCAGCCCGACCTGCGCTATCTGGTCGCCGGCGAAGGCCCCGACAAGCCGCGGCTGATCGATCTGGCCGAACAACTGGGTGTCGCAGATACGGTCATTTTCGCAGGCTTCATCGACCGCGCCGAAAAGCTCGACCATTATCGCCTCGCCGACGCCTTCGCGATGCCCAGTCGCGGCGAGGGTTTCGGCATCGTGTTCCTCGAATCGCTGGCGTGCGGGGTTCCCGTGATGGGGAGCACCCTCGACGGCGGGCGCGACGCGCTGCTCGACGGGAAGCTCGGCCTGCTCGTCGATCCCGGCGACCGCGCCGCCGTCGCCGCGGGGGTCGAGGCGACGCTGACCGCCAAGGCGCCGCCGCGCGCTTCGCTCGATATCTATGAATATGGTTTTTTTGCTAAGGAGATCGAGCGGGCGATGCGGGCGGTCATCGCGGGCGCGGGTTTGGGGCGACGATGACGGACGGCGCGGCGACAGGGGAAAGCAGGCCATCGCCGCCGCGCGCGGCGTGGGTCGATCGCGCCAAGGGCTATGGCATCATTCTGGTCGTCATCGGCCATGTCAGCATCGTCGACCGGCTCGTCCTCGACATATTGATCTTTCACATGCCGCTCTTCTTCTTCCTGTCGGGGGTCACCTTCAAACCCTTCGCGGGCCGCGAGCGCGCGCTGGCCAAGGCTCGGTCGATGCTGCTGCCCTATGTCGCCTTCGGCCTGTTCGTGACGGCGTGCCTCCTCGCGGCCAATCTGGCTTTCGGCATGGGACTCGTCATTCCGGGGCCGCTGCATTTCCTGCTCGGCGGCAATCTGCTCGTCGGGGCCTTCGGGACCTTTTGGTTCCCCACTGCCCTGCTTGCCACCTTACTGCTGCTCAATCTGCTGGTCCGGACGCCGGTCCGGTGGCAGGCGGTCGCGCTGGCCGCCATGGTCGGCGGCGCGTTCCTGTTCGGCGATGCGGTTGCCTATAATCCTTATGGCTTGCTGACCGTCGCCATGGCCCTGCCTTTCGCGGCGGCGGGCTATCACGTCGGCCTCCACCGCTCGCTGGGCGCGAACTGGAAGACGGCGCTGCTGCTGATGCTGGCGCTCGCCGCCTTTTTCCTGTTGGCGCCGGATATCGGGCGGGTCGAGTATAAATATATGCGTTACGGGCCGTTTCCGGCATCGATCGCCGCCGCCGCCGCCGCGATCTTCGTCACCTGCTGCGTCTCGGCGCTGCGGGTACCCGGTGTCGCTGCGATCGGGCGCGCTTCGCTGACGATCATGTACACCCATCTCCTTCTTTTCACCCTGCTTCAGTCGGTGACGAGCTGGCCGGTGATCGTGGTGATCGCGGTCTTGGCTGGCTTCGCACTGCACCGGCTCTTCGAACGGTTCGCACCGACGCGGCGCATCTTCCTCGGCGCGCGCAGCGAAGGCGCGGCACGATGAACGGCGCGCCAGTTCCGGTCAGCGCCGTGCCGTGGCCCGCTATACCGGATGTGGCGCTCGACAGCCCGCGCTCGGCAGGGCAATAGGGCGGCGCATGCTTTTCGAAACCGCAGAATCCACGATCTTGTTCTGGCTGGTGGTCGGCGCCATCGCCATGGTCGCCGTGCTGGTGCACACGATCCGCTCGCCGAAAGGCACGCTCGGTTTCCCGATGGCGATGATGTTCGCGCTCGCGGTCATGCACATCGCCGCGGGGGTCCACCTGATCCCCGGCTATTTCCACCAGTACGACCCCTATCTCAACGCGATCGGCTATACGCGCGATTCGGTGGCGAAGGGGCTGCAGGCATCGACCATCGGCTTCGTCATGATGGCGCTCGGCATCTGGCTGACCAGCTATTTGAGCGACTATCGCAAGGTCGAGTTCGACATGCAGCGGGTGCCGGTCGAATTTCTCCGGCTTGCGCAGAAGATCGTGCTGCTGATCGGCCTCGTCTTCTTTTTCGGCATCACCTTCGTCCCGTCGATCGCACAGATCCCGACGATCGGCGCGGTGATCGTCAGCGGCAAGAATCTGCTCGTCATCGGGCTCTGCCTGTCGATCCTGCGGCGCGTGTGGCTGAAGGAAGGCATGCGAATGTGGCAGATCGCCGCGATCGCGATCACCATCCCCATCGCCAACCTGCTCGGCAACGCGATCCTCGCCGACGCGCTGTCGGCGATCATCATCATCGCCTGTTTCTGGCTGGCGATCGTCGGACAGCGCTTTGGTGTCGGGCGGATCGTCGGGGCTATCGTGCTCTCGGGCTATGTCTTCCTCTTCCTGTCGACCAACTACCTCCTCGTCCGCGGCCAGTTCCGCGACGTGGTATGGGAACCGACCTCGACGCTGTCGGAGCGCGTCGACGGACTCGTCGATGCGATCAGCCAGTTCGGGCCGCTGTCGAGCGACGATCAGAAGCAGCTTTATGTGCTCGATTCGCGCCTCAACCAGAGTATCTTCACCGGCATGGCGATCGAGAAGTTCGAAGCGCAGCCCGACACTTATGAAGATGGCGGCACGCTGCTCGCGGGGCTTTTCGCATTCGTGCCGCGCGCGATCTGGACGAACAAGCCGGTGCGCGGCGGCTCGGCCTTCGTGCGCGAACATACGGGCTATCAGGCGAGCGAGGAAACGACCTTCGGCATCGGGCCCTTCTTCGAATATTACGCCAATTTCGGGATGTTCGGCGTGATCTTCTTCTCGTTCCTGATGGGCATGTTCATCCGCTATCTCGACCTGCGCGCCTTTCGTGCGCTCGCCGACGGGCGGATGAGCGAGGCGATCCCGCTGATGTCGGGGCTCGTCGCGCTGATCCAGCCACTGGCCAATGCGAGCAGCCTTTTTTCGACCTTCTACGCGTCGCTGATCGTTGGCTTCATCATGGTGAAGTTCATGGAGCGCTACCTGGACATCCAGCTCTTTACCGAGGACAAGCGCCGGTCGCAGAAAGCATGACCCGGCTGCTCCTGACGAACCCCAGTTTCCAGCTCGAACATGGCGGCCCCGCCTATTCGGTTGGGCGGCTGGCGGGCGCACTCGGGGCGCTCGGGCACGACGTTACCGTCTGGGCGGCCGACGGCAGCGCCGAGCGCGTGCGCGCGATGGACCCGAGCGGATCGGTCAAGGTCGCGACTGGCACGATCGGCGAAGTGCTGACAGGCGCGCGCTGGGACGTCGTCCATGACAACGGTCTGTGGCTGCCCTATGGCGCCGCGCTCGCGCGCCATTGCCGGGCCGAGGGCATCCCGCGGCTGCTGAGCGTCAGGGGCATGATGCAGCCCTGGGCGTGGAACCACCGCCGCTGGAAAAAGCGTATCGCCTGGGCGCTCTACCAAAAGCGCGGGGTCGAGAGCGCGGCACGGCTGCACGCGACCGCCGACGACGAGGTCGGCAAGATCCGCGAGCGCTATCCCGCGCGGCGCCCGCTGCTGGTCGCCAACGGCATCGATATTCCGGACATGGCGGCGCGGACGCCCAAGCCGGATGGTGAGATGCGCACTGCGTTATTTCTCGGCCGTATCCACCCGGTGAAGGGACTGGCGATGCTGGTCGACGCCTGGGCGCAGCTGCGCCCCGCGGGCTGGCGGCTGCAACTCGTCGGCCCTGACGAGGACGGCTTCCGCGCCCAGCTCGAGGCGCAGATCGCGGCAGCCGGGCTCGAAGACAGCATAGCCATTGCCGGACCTGCGAGCGGCGACGCCAAGCGCGCCTTCTACGATGCGTCGTCGCTGTTTCTGTTGCCGAGCTATACCGAGAATTTCGGCATTTCGGCCGCCGAGGCGCTGGCGCACGGCCTGCCGGTGATTACGACAACGGGCACGCCCTGGCAGGTGCTCGAGACCGATGGCTGCGGCTGGTGGGTCGCGCCCGAAACGGCAGCGATCGCGGGCGCGCTGGCGGCGGCGACCGCCCTGCCCGACGCGCGGCTGGTCGCCATGGGTGCGACGGGGCGAGCATGGGTTGCCGACAATCTGCACTGGCCCGCCATTGCCAAGCAGTTTGCCGATGCCTATGCGGACGCGATAGCCAGCCCGTCGCCGGCTTAATCGGGGGATTCTCGGTGGTTGATCCGAGCGTAAGTTTTTCGATCGTCACCGTCTGCTTCAATCCCGGCGAAACGATCGAGGCGTGCCTGCGCTCGGTCGCCGATCAGGGCTATCCGAACATCGAGCATATCGTGATCGACGGCGCCTCGCCCGACGGCACCGCCGAGCGCATCGGCAAGCTCGAATGGTTCGAGGGCATCCTCGTCTCCGAGCCCGACAAAGGCATTTACGACGCGATGAACAAGGGTGCCCTCCGCGCCACCGGCGACTATGTCGGTTTCCTCAATGCCGACGACTGGCTGGCCGACCCCGACGCGATCGCGCGCCTCGCCGAAGCCGCGGCCGAGCACCCCGGCGCCGACGCGGTGCAGGGCGACGTCGTGATCGTCGATCCCGCCAAGCCCAAGCGCCGGCGCCATTATTCGGGCGCCGGAAACTGGCGC
This window contains:
- a CDS encoding O-antigen ligase family protein gives rise to the protein MSRSRESLFDRWSLAVFLIAILLFGGSARVDGVGLVIVRTLAIIAIAITLPGWWDESRRERLYNRYRPLLLLLGATAAWMLVQLIPLPAGLWSALPGHGELATRMTAAGVEIGWRPLALSPGRAIHSLLDMLVPLAVVLLVGRTSDSSLRELPLRLLAFLAVAAVFGVLQLLGGEGAPYFHRITNIGAAVGFFANRNHHAVFLALYWPLLLWFLHGRNDRAGSHAATLLGVLGGVAVMLAIMATGSRAGLAIGGASFLATSLLLYRSRGAAVGTASAGNIVRLTLLASIVGTLAGAIAMLIFGAGFMDRLDQGDVMADLRLAVLPTLNAMIWHYAPLGGGFGSFEAAYKIAEPVNLLSLQYLNHAHNDYLELLIDGGLPALGLLVGWGFVVWKAARRGWSDEQAAATDRVGIIASLMMLAIFAAASLVDYPLRTPALAAMATLATVLLYRRPDIATTRRKGQRSVAGFH
- a CDS encoding polysaccharide biosynthesis/export family protein — translated: MNFRLAIASLTAACLLAGCGGRAPQLTSTPTLQVTEGNALPAPSGADLVGETRPYLIGPFDRLSVDVYGVPDLSKQVQADASGKIQLPLVGEIQASNQTTAQLAEAIEARLTRFVRRPDVSVNVTESVSQVLTVDGQVMQPGLYPVVGKMSLMRAVALAKGTTEFAKLDDVVIFRTVGGQRMAALYNLKQIRTGVYDDPEVFANDVVVVGDSPARRLFKDILATTPLLVSPLVALIR
- a CDS encoding GumC family protein gives rise to the protein MLAVPASQTVDADSGRQSGGFATAMPWILQYWRVALRWKWVIIGTIIACLVAGAVYTMLAERIYTATARIEISRTESKVLGNMTGVEAERGGRVEQEFYQTQYNLLRARSQAERVAKSLNLARDPAYLAAFGGKAPPSSLRVMSKAELDAATRSVAGRLSSAVQIKPVVGSALVDISVSTPDPELSAKVANSWAENFISANLERRYDSASYARRFLEEQLALTKAKMEEAERDMMSYAERQGILTIAQSDSSDPKAPSVERSITATDLVALNDALNKATIERIAAESALGAATGQASATAGGSPSVSNLRQRKSDLQAEYAKLMVIFQPDYPPAQALDRQIKEIDRAIANEQSQVGGSSVAAARAAYNAALSREQELRSRVGGTRTDLVDERRRSVQYGILQREVDTNRELYDGLLQRYKEVGIAGGVGTNNVAIVDRALRPGGPSSPKLMNNMFTSLLIGLALAALLTVILAQIDTTVRDPAEAQEVTDLPLLGVIPDTDNELAIEEVRDRKSSQSEAYLSVQTALRFSTTQGVPRSLMCTSTRKGEGKSTSSYALALSLHRIGRTAIVVDCDLRSPSVHRLAGVANGAGTSNFLSGNNDIMSMVRHDESDALPFITAGPMPPNAAELLSSDRIADLIAALSQHYQHVVLDAPPVLGLADSPLLASKVDGVVYCVEAEGARTNAIRYSLARLRAAGATLLGVVLTKFDEKRAYYGYGYEYGYGYADAQPGE
- a CDS encoding FkbM family methyltransferase, with the translated sequence MGGFSPARLVRYAMAHPIGERQRLRTLARIARWQLSARLVGGPRVHDWVGGSRLVVERGMTGATGNVYFGLHEFADMGFVLHMLRAGDLFVDIGANIGSFTILAAKVAGAEVIAFEPDTNTVATLERNIAANDVAPRVAVNTSALGDREQELWFTSGMDTINHVADADTPGAVRVHGTTLDTVLAGRVPLLIKIDVEGHEPAVVAGAQKTLASPELKAVEVETVTQDIADMLAGHGFVQRHYDPFTRRLAQAPVHSANNSLYIRDEAFVAERLQGAAPVDVYGIAV
- a CDS encoding glycosyltransferase, encoding MKILYIQYANPGGFPAAMRAGRLWRAAGHEVRYLGVAFGAGDPLAVAGDLADSCDWVPFGRLTPVRFAARAIGLVRQWKPDWLYIADATAALTCVPLRALHRGGIVYHEHDSPDRGTSLRTQMEWKARNAMARRAAATVLPNGDRAALLAAEAGLAEAPITAWNTPCRDEVGPPRAAAGNGPVRVVYAGSINIQRVPLALIDALAAVPNIELTLIGYETVSSRGHNDRLLAHAAERSCAERLKICDAMAYHDLLLALRDYDATFAALPQDASDVNLRHMAGASNKTFDAIGQGQALIVGPGPDWRQMFVEPGFAVACDPTDAASIAEAFRRLGADRDAVRAMGESARQRMLADWAYEEQFRPVMQLMGAEGER
- a CDS encoding CgeB family protein, with amino-acid sequence MKILTPVSGNYWAVPDCYYRGMVKAGADVVTYDVGEAPVSLVGRIARRIRRALGSEAAQQLLSAVDAAKPDVLIVFKGVDYSPALLRQIAARGVKLVNYCSDHPFRFFLAGAGNANVRDSISAYDLYATYSGPIARELAEGYPGLGVAVIPFGHAVDDDLYAELATEAEVLRGCFNANPDEERAAAIRLLTENGVAMDVYGWGWEKFVKPGPMLGIYPVERDIAMLRILRRYRFQLNMFRPHNDGSHNLRTFEVPAVGGISLAPDSPEHRKFFVDGREAFYFADPDEMLAKAKALLAMPTAEADGIRTAARQRVLDIRSHFDDRAVSLLAEIGKLAGR